One genomic segment of Hordeum vulgare subsp. vulgare chromosome 2H, MorexV3_pseudomolecules_assembly, whole genome shotgun sequence includes these proteins:
- the LOC123427468 gene encoding cytochrome P450 87A3-like, protein MEGYSQVAFASLCGLAAVVAGWLAHCVYKWTNPACSTGRLPPGSMGLPLVGETFQFFKPSPSLDVPAFYKQRLKRYGPVFKTSLVGQPVVVSMDAEVNRFIFQQEGKLFRSWYPDTANNIFGKESIASYDGSFHKYVRSFASRLFGLDSLRDVLLAEMDCNVTDSLAAWAAEPAIEVKDAVANMVFDLTAKKLIGFSPEKSRKLRKNFDAFFQGLVSFPLYFPGTTFYRCIQGRKNVQKVLKDLLKERLGAPEKRHGDFLDEVVDELQSGRGVIDEKFAVDLMAALLFASFATVSSSLTIAMKFLSGHPNVVESLKEEHEAILKKREEGAKSGITWEEYKSMTFTAQVTNEISRVSNVAPGIFRKTLTDVQVKGYTIPAGWLVMISPMAVHLNPELFEDPLTFNPWRWQDESKKSTMLKNFMPFGGGIRLCVGAEFSRIQIALFLHTLVTKYRWKEIKGGEVQRISEIVFPEGYHIQIIPREG, encoded by the exons ATGGAAGGCTACTCGCAGGTGGCATTTGCATCCCTCTGCGGCCTCGCCGCCGTCGTAGCGGGGTGGCTCGCGCACTGCGTGTACAAGTGGACGAACCCGGCGTGCAGCACCGGGAGGCTCCCTCCAGGATCCATGGGCCTCCCTCTCGTCGGCGAGACGTTCCAGTTCTTCAAGCCAAGCCCTTCTCTCGACGTTCCGGCCTTCTACAAGCAAAGGCTGAAAAG GTACGGGCCGGTGTTCAAGACGAGCCTGGTTGGGCAGCCTGTGGTGGTGTCCATGGACGCTGAGGTGAACCGCTTCATCTTCCAGCAGGAGGGCAAGCTGTTCCGGAGCTGGTACCCGGACACGGCCAACAACATCTTCGGCAAGGAGAGCATCGCCTCCTACGACGGCTCCTTCCACAAGTACGTCCGCAGCTTCGCGTCCAGGCTCTTCGGCCTCGACAGCCTCCGGGACGTGCTCCTCGCCGAGATGGACTGCAACGTCACGGACAGCCTCGCCGCGTGGGCTGCCGAGCCTGCCATCGAGGTCAAGGACGCCGTGGCCAAC ATGGTCTTTGACCTCACGGCCAAGAAGCTGATTGGGTTCAGTCCTGAGAAGTCGAGGAAACTCAGGAAGAACTTCGATGCCTTCTTCCAGGGATTGGTCTCCTTCCCGCTGTATTTCCCTGGGACAACATTCTACAGATGCATACAG GGAAGGAAAAACGTGCAGAAGGTGCTCAAGGACCTACTGAAAGAAAGGCTCGGTGCACCCGAAAAGCGACACGGAGATTTCCTCGACGAGGTGGTCGACGAGCTACAGAGTGGAAGGGGAGTGATAGACGAGAAATTCGCTGTAGACTTGATGGCCGCCCTCTTGTTCGCCAGCTTTGCAACGGTGTCGTCTTCGCTCACGATCGCTATGAAGTTCCTGAGCGGCCACCCCAATGTAGTGGAGTCACTCAAG GAGGAGCATGAAGCAATCCTGAAGAAAAGAGAAGAAGGTGCCAAGTCCGGGATCACTTGGGAAGAGTACAAGTCCATGACATTCACTGCTCAG GTTACGAATGAGATATCTCGCGTCAGTAACGTGGCCCCTGGAATATTCAGGAAAACACTAACGgacgtgcaagtgaaag GCTACACAATTCCCGCCGGCTGGCTGGTGATGATCAGCCCCATGGCTGTCCATCTGAACCCAGAATTGTTCGAAGATCCGTTGACATTTAACCCATGGAGGTGGCAG GATGAGTCGAAGAAGAGCACCATGCTGAAGAACTTCATGCCATTCGGAGGGGGCATAAGGCTCTGTGTGGGAGCAGAGTTCAGCAGGATTCAGATCGCACTCTTCCTTCACACCCTGGTGACAAAGTACAG ATGGAAGGAGATAAAAGGTGGCGAAGTACAACGCATATCGGAGATCGTGTTTCCGGAGGGCTATCACATCCAGATAATCCCTAGGGAGGGATAA